The following nucleotide sequence is from Pseudochaenichthys georgianus chromosome 17, fPseGeo1.2, whole genome shotgun sequence.
GAAGTccctttcctgggatttgtGGTCTCCAccggaaacatcaagatggatccTGAAAAGACCAAGGCGGTGACTGACTGGCCACGCCCTTCAACACGCAAGGAGCTCCAACGCTTTCTGGGTTttgccaacttctaccggaggtttaTTCGAAACTACAGTTTGGTGGCAGCCCCTCTCACAGCTCTCACCTCTCAGAACATTCCCTTCCGGTGGTCCTCGGTGGCCGAAGGGGATTTTGGTGAGTTAAAGTCACGCTTCACCTCTGCTCCTATTTTGATTTTTCCAGATTCTACTCGGCAGTTTACTGTAGAGGTAGATGCGTCGGACACTGGAGTTAATTTTGGAGTTAAGTTTCCACCAAAATTCTAGTGAATTTTGGTGGTCTTCCTTGGAGAAGGATACCAAGGAATTCATTGCTGCTTGCCTAGTCTGCTCTCAAAATAAGACCTCACGCCAAGCTCCCTCCGGTCTTCTTCATCCcttgcctatccctcatcgtcCCTGGTCCCACATCTCCTTGGATTTTGCCACCGGACTACCACCCTCAGACGGTAACACAGTCATACTCACAGTCATAGACCGGTTTTCCAAGTCTGCCCTGCTTATTCCATTAACCAAATTACCTACTGCCAAGGAAACGGCTGAAATCATGCTACAACATGTGTTCAGGCTGCATGGTTTCCCCAGTGACGTGGTGTCTGATCGGGGACCACAATTTACTTTTTGTGGTCCCCGAGTTTTGCAGGCTACTGGGAGCCAGTGTCAGTCTCTCGTCCGGATTTCATCCCCAGTCCAATGGTCAAGCAGAGCGAatgaaccaggagatggagactgcCTTACGCTGTCTAgcttcctccactccctcctccTGGTCGAGGCAGCTTCTATGGgttgagtatgcccacaacacccttcCTAGTTCTGCTACTGGTCTTTCTCCATTCCAATGCTCCCACGGATACCAGCCACCCCTTTTCCCGGCACAGGAACGTGAGGCCAGCGTCCCATCTGCACAGGCGTTTGTAAGCCGATGTCGACGCATGTGGTTAAATGTCCTGAAGAGCGTTCATGGGTGCCCGCTCGCAGTATCTTTGACCCATCTCTCATTACTGACTTTCACCAGGCTCATCCCGATCAACCTCgtgggacgtcaggagccgtccatagagggggggggggttctgtcacaagttagacacttctattattgtttgtttggtggctcatctaaactctcctgtcacttccctcacctggtctcccagcccttcccctcacctgttactcactccctcatcactccacagtatttataccacctcaccATCACTcgtcctttgccagattgtcttgtcgtttccgccaagctctccagtgagtgttgtgctctagcCTAGATGTTTCTCCTGCCCGGTTTTTGATCCCTGCCTGCCTGTTTACGGATCTGGAGTTCCTGCCTGCTCCCTGTCTGGTTTTGGTTGCGTGTCTGACGGATGTCctggttttgaccctgcctgtccctgacctgaataaactgaacattgctatacactggttgtatctgagtcgtgctattgggttctgatctgtacctgtgatcgtgacaaGTTTAGACAgcagctgccgggtcccgcatgaacTCAGCCCCCCTCCTTttattaaagctttataccccaaatcagcactttagtaacaggaagtgaaatagaggatatgaggcatggctagaatgggtgatctgtttggttttttgagcaaaacacttcatagacatgttttttatatatttgtatatatctgagacctctgCTATTGCCTAACAATAGcacgataggtgacctttaatgttgGAATTCGTCAATATGGAGCACATTTTGTAAATTGAGTAAAttaatagtatatatatatcatataaacacattAATTCAACATTTGAGTACATTTTTtaggtacttttactttacttgCGTAAATGTATTGCTTGTACTACATATTAGAGGTcaattgtgtacttttactgcaCTTCATttctttaatacctttagttcaTATGCAGATTtgtattaatgatgtggaagtagaagtaccagaattaTACCTAAGGAGGCTacattacttgagtaaatgtactaagTTACTTTCACCATTGTTAACTATGCAACTTTCCTTTTTAGAGAATGGGCTTCCACAAGTATACACATTTAAATATAGTGAAATACTCACCACAGAAAGCCAGTAGTTTCATGGAGGAAGGCAGTAGAAGTTAGACTAGAAaaagcagaaaaagctgaatattgtaACCGTTGAATGGCGACTGCGTTTAGCTACAAACTGCTGAACCTAGCGGAGAAATGTggaaaagtgaaatgatttgaataAAAATTGTTAAATGTTATGGCACCTTGGACATAATACAAGAAGAacatccttttttatttttgaaagacaAACCTTTACTAATATCCAAACATTTAATTTGATCACACATCCCATCAGTAAAGTCTGTTCAATGATTTCATGATCAGTTTCACTTCATCCACACCATCAGAATCTCAGCTATTTCAAACAGAATCAGAAATGATTTACTTGCTGATTATTATCATGATAATTAATGTTCTATAAAACATCAGAGTACCCACTTTCTATTtggataacaacaacaacaacaacaacaacaacaacaacaaccacacCAATTAGTCTGCAGAGAAATAACTGCAATATTATACAATCTATTTCCCAAACAAAGACTCTAAGCTATTGACAGGAGAATAATAATTGATTGACTTATTGATTATGATCATGACGGAAAGTaatatcattttaaataaacatttaatgaTGAAATAAGTGTTATAACCATCTGGGGAACTAATTTGTTACTTAATTTGGGCAACAATAATATATAATCTGTCAAAATAATACATATTATAAATGTCTCTATTGTTGAGAAAGTGGCCAGAATAAAATATCTACAATGAGAGAAGCTCTGGTGCTTTCTCTCTGAAGACTCAAGCTTTACAAGAGAAACAACAACATACAAATACATCAATATCGATATTCAACAAGTATTTAGAGCAAAGTTTACATTTCCATgcagagaaatatgagttgaggTTAACAGCAACCCTCCTGAGCAGTGACAGCCTCCACGGCTACACAGACACAGGAAGGAGCGCCGCCTGAAGAAACTCCAGCAACTCCAGCAAGCTCTCAGCAACAATGATGGATGCAATGAGTTTAAGAAGTAGAAGAGTTCCTCAAATGACTTCAGGCTatttcagtttacaaaactcaGCTGTGGCTCCATTACCATAAATATAAACTCCAGCATGTAGCGGCCGAGTGAATGTGGTCTGGactctgtggaggagagtcaTGGTTTCAGAGACGCTGTAGAAGGACAGAACACCTGCTCTGTGATCCAGGTACACTCCTACTCTGGAGGACGGAGGACCTGAGACAGGAGTGTTGATTCTGTTGTGACTAAATGAATAACTGTTTTGGTTACAATATAAGGACCAAGATTTGTCATTGTTTCCAAATAAACTTTCATCCCCTGCTCTGCTGATATTCTTGTATGCGACTGCTACATAAACTCCTCCCCCTCTCCACTCCACCTCCCAGTAACAACGTCCAGTCAGACTCTCTCTACTCAGGACCTGAGCATAATAAGTGAATCTGTCTGGGTGACTAGAATAAGACTGATGTTGTTTCATGAGTGTTGCTTTTCTGCCCCCCTCAGATAATACCAGCAGTGTGTTTGCTGTGTTTGGATCCAGAGTGATCTCCTGTGAATATTCTAAGAACCCAGCTCTGGTGGTGGGCTCTGCTGCTGACAGTAAAACATCCACTTCAGGCGGTGAGACGTTTGTCCATTCCTCTCTCAGGACGTCCTGTAGTTTGTCTCTGACTGCTGACAGGACCGCCGTCACGTCCTCAAAGTAGCTCAGAGGACGGATGTTGGTGCTGGAGGAGTGTGTAGCTTCACTGAGGGCTGGCAGTGAGGGGTAGCTGAGCAGAAACTGGTTGTGGTCCTCTGTGTGAGACAGCAGcttcagctcagcgtctctcctcTTCAGCTCAGAGATCTCCTGCTCCAGCTTCTCCTGGAGCTCTCTGACTCGACTCACCTCTCTCTTCTGCTGGGATCTGACCTGCTGCTTCACATCAGAGCTTCTCTTCTCCATGAGACGGATCAGCTCAGTGAACGTCTTCTCACTGTCCTCCACTGCTTTGTCAGCAGAGCCATTGACGGCCTTCACCTCCCGCTGAAGCAGCTTcacctccttctctctgtcctgGATTCTCTGCTGGATGTTGAGTCGACTCCCCTCcagctctctctgcctctcagtcctctctgctgcagcTGACACCGTGTCGTGGCCTTTGTGTTCGTCCACAGAGCAGAGATAACAGATACGCTGCTGATCAGTGCGGCAGAACATCTTCATAACCTCGTCGTGACGAGAGCAGATGTTCTCCTGGAGCTTCTTGGAGGGCTCCACCAGCTTGTGTTTCTTTAATGGAGCTACGTCATAATGACGCTGGAGGTGTTTGTCACAATAAGAGGCCAGACACACGAGGCAGGACTTACAGGCTCTCAGTTTCCTCCCATTGCAGACATCACAGACCACATCTTCAGCTCCAGCATAGCAGAGATCAGCAGGAGCAGCTTGGAGTCCAGTCTTCTTCAGCTCCTCCACTAAAGCTGCTAACATGGTGTTCTTCAGCAGGACAGGCCTCGGTGTGAAGCTCTGCCTGCACTGAGGGCAGCTGTGGATCTCCTTCTCATCCTCTCCGTCCCAGTGGGCTTTAATACACTTCATGCAGTAGCTATGTCCACAGGTAGTAGTCACCGGATCCTTCAGTAGATCCAGACAGATCGAACAAGAGAAGGTTTCCCGGTCCAGCTGAACTCCTTTCTGCGCCATTTCTCCTCTCAGTGGCAGAGAGTGTCTGAGTTTCACTTCCTGAGAGCTGAAACTATGAGAGCTGTGATCTGAACAGGATGTGAGTGTGCAGTGAATGTGGCCTATCAGCTCTTGTACTTTACCCACGTGTTGGTTCCACCCATCCTCCTCAGTGTGCATCTGAAGGGGAGGAACCAGGAAACACAGAGTGCAGCTGGCTGTGTctgagagcaggaggaagagggagggctcaTCAAACTCTGACtcattccaggaggaggagcagaCACTCTGAACTGTTTCCTCATTTACAAACGGAGCCTCGCTACAACCTGCTCTACATTTGAAGAGAGCTTTTAGTTGTAAAATAAGTGGGTAAACTTACAAATTCTGcaggggatcaaatacttatttcctctaCTGTACATGTATAGCCTCAATGTACTGAAATAGCTCATTGATTTAATAGTTGAATGTACAGTAAGTACATACAACAGTAGTTGTAttagaagtagtagtagtagttggaGTAGtagaactagaaaatgcatttcctgctgaaaatgagtgcaaatgctgtaaactgtgaacatttgttgctgaatttagttgaaaatgcagaaaaagctgaacatGTTATTAgttgaatggt
It contains:
- the LOC117461870 gene encoding tripartite motif-containing protein 16-like, with product MAQKGVQLDRETFSCSICLDLLKDPVTTTCGHSYCMKCIKAHWDGEDEKEIHSCPQCRQSFTPRPVLLKNTMLAALVEELKKTGLQAAPADLCYAGAEDVVCDVCNGRKLRACKSCLVCLASYCDKHLQRHYDVAPLKKHKLVEPSKKLQENICSRHDEVMKMFCRTDQQRICYLCSVDEHKGHDTVSAAAERTERQRELEGSRLNIQQRIQDREKEVKLLQREVKAVNGSADKAVEDSEKTFTELIRLMEKRSSDVKQQVRSQQKREVSRVRELQEKLEQEISELKRRDAELKLLSHTEDHNQFLLSYPSLPALSEATHSSSTNIRPLSYFEDVTAVLSAVRDKLQDVLREEWTNVSPPEVDVLLSAAEPTTRAGFLEYSQEITLDPNTANTLLVLSEGGRKATLMKQHQSYSSHPDRFTYYAQVLSRESLTGRCYWEVEWRGGGVYVAVAYKNISRAGDESLFGNNDKSWSLYCNQNSYSFSHNRINTPVSGPPSSRVGVYLDHRAGVLSFYSVSETMTLLHRVQTTFTRPLHAGVYIYGNGATAEFCKLK